One segment of Panicum virgatum strain AP13 chromosome 3K, P.virgatum_v5, whole genome shotgun sequence DNA contains the following:
- the LOC120698723 gene encoding lipase-like: protein MARFILSLMELGVSAAVHLVFGFYVFSTAVAADISQAAAASGSFLLRRPPAPPAAEGALVDVAAAGERDERAGAAPLVLDGSPPPIVLVHGIFGFGKGRLGGLSYFAGAEKKDDRVLVPDLGSLTSIHDRARELFYYLKGGQVDYGEEHSKACGHARFGRIYPTGHYPVWDEENPVHFVGHSAGAQVVRVLHQMLADKAFPGHDTSEDWILSLTSLSGALNGTTRTYYDGMLVEDGKSMRSICLLQLCRLGVIVYDWLDIPWLKNYYNFGFDHYEMSRRKVGFSGLIDLLLGHTGPFVSGDWILPDLTIQGSIKINSRLRTFPNTFYFSYATKKTRKLFGITVPSSVLGVHPMLFLRVLQMCMWRHPPNAPLPYKGYRDEDWEDNDGALNTISMTHPRIPIEHPHRFVVDDSDCHPLQPGIWYYKIIEADHILFIVNRERAGVQFDLLYDGIFQRCRKHAFRKSPPVVPNETSQ, encoded by the exons ATGGCGCGGTTCATCCTCAGCCTCATGGAGCTCGGGGTCAGCGCCGCGGTGCACCTCGTCTTCGGCTTCTACGTCTTCAGCACGGCCGTGGCCGCCGACATCTcgcaggcggccgcggcctccggGTCCTTCCTGCTGCGCcgcccgcctgcgccgcccgcaGCCGAGGGGGCGctcgtcgacgtcgccgccgcgggggagCGCGACGAGCGCGCGGGCGCCGCGCCCCTCGTGCTCgacggctcgccgccgcccatcgtCCTCGTCCACGGCATCTTCGGCTTCGGCAAGGGG AGGCTCGGCGGGCTCTCCTACTTCGCCGGCGCCGAGAAGAAGGACGACCGCGTGCTCGTGCCGGATTTGGGGTCGCTCACCAGCATCCATGACAG GGCGCGCGAGCTGTTCTACTACCTCAAGGGCGGCCAGGTGGACTACGGCGAGGAGCACAGCAAGGCTTGCGGCCACGCGCGGTTCGGGAGAATCTATCCCACGG GGCACTATCCTGTGTGGGACGAGGAGAACCCGGTGCACTTTGTCGGGCACTCGGCAGGCGCGCAGGTTGTGAGGGTGCTACATCAGATGCTAGCCGACAAG GCTTTCCCAGGCCATGATACTTCTGAAGACTGGATTCTGAGCCTTACTTCTTTGTCGGGCGCACTCAATGGGACAACGAGAACTTACTATGACGGCATGCT GGTCGAAGATGGCAAGTCCATGAGATCTATTTGTCTTCTTCAGCTCTGCCGTCTTGGAGTTATTGTCTACGATTGGCTAGACATTCCTTGGTTGAAGAATTACTACAATTTTGGTTTTGACCACTATGAGATGTCTCGGAGGAAAGTAGGATTTTCGGGTTTAATTGATCTGCTGCTGGGGCACACCGGCCCATTTGTCAGTGGAGATTGGATTTTACCCGACCTCACAATACAGGGATCTATAAAAATTAACTCTAGACTGAGGACCTTTCCCAATACATTCTACTTCAGTTATGCTACAAAGAAAACAAGAAAACTATTTGGAATTACAGTGCCTTCAAGTGTTCTTGGAGTCCACCCCATGCTCTTTCTCAGAGTCCTTCAGATGTGTATGTGGCGGCACCCTCCAAATGCACCTCTGCCTTACAAAGGATACAG GGATGAAGATTGGGAAGACAATGATGGGGCTTTGAACACAATCTCCATGACTCACCCACGCATTCCTATAGAGCATCCACACCGTTTTGTAGTGGACGATTCTGACTGCCATCCTTTGCAACCTGGGATATG GTATTACAAGATTATTGAAGCTGACCACATTCTATTTATTGTGAACCGGGAAAGAGCTGGAGTGCAGTTTGATTTGCTGTATGATGGCATTTTCCAGCGATGCAGAAAGCATGCATTTAGGAAGAGCCCACCAGTAGTACCAAACGAAACGAGTCAATAG
- the LOC120700784 gene encoding putative cyclin-dependent kinase F-2 — MMQQDYEEICCLGAGAFGVVAKARHRVTGETVAIKRHRSSDGHNGELLREARFLDACDGLPFLVGYHGLARDLATAELCLLTEYVGGPSLRDYLRGRRGRRPLPEATVRAAMWQLLTGAQRMHERRVVHRDIKPANILVGEDHRTVKICDLGLAMHASEPPPYAKVGTLSYMAPEVLLGRADYDARVDTWSLGCVMAELLAGRPLFEGRDEVEQLWAIYEVLDTTDGGHQQHDSLLRELFPEETLSLDGFEVLSGLLAFNSENRLTAAAALQLPWFDNVGALALPKEEEAVSAPPSVPRKKKPLLIIPPPLPKKPKVF; from the exons ATGATgcagcaa GACTACGAGGAGATCTGCtgcctcggcgccggcgccttcgGCGTCGTCGCCAAGGCGCGCCACCGCGTCACCGGCGAGACCGTCGCCATCAAGCGCCACCGGTCCAGCGACGGCCACAACGGGGAGCTCCTGCGGGAGGCGCGCTTCCTGGACGCTTGCGATGGCCTCCCTTTCCTCGTCGGGTACCACGGCCTCGCGCGCGACCTCGCCACCGCGGAGCTCTGCCTCCTCACGGAGTACGTCGGCGGCCCGAGCCTCCGCGACTAcctgcgcggccgccgcggccggcgaccgCTGCCGGAGGCCACGGTGCGCGCCGCGATGTGGCAGCTGCTGACGGGGGCGCAGCGGATGCACGAGCGCCGCGTGGTCCACCGGGACATCAAGCCCGCCAACATCCTCGTCGGGGAGGACCACCGGACCGTCAAGATCTGCGACCTCGGCCTCGCCATGCACGCGTCCGAGCCGCCGCCGTACGCGAAGGTCGGCACGCTGTCGTACATGGCCCCCGAGGTGCTGCTGGGGAGGGCCGACTACGACGCGCGCGTCGACACCTGGTCGCTGGGCTGCGTCATGGCGGAGCTCCTCGCGGGGAGGCCGCTGTTCGAGGGCCGCGACGAGGTGGAGCAGCTCTGGGCGATCTACGAGGTGCTCGACACGACGGACGGCGGCCACCAGCAGCACGACAGCCTCCTGCGCGAGCTGTTTCCCGAGGAGACGCTGTCCCTCGATGGCTTCGAGGTCCTGAGCGGCCTCCTCGCGTTCAACTCTGAGAATCGGCtcacggcggccgccgcgctccaGCTGCCGTGGTTCGACAACGTCGGCGCACTGGCGCTGCCCAAGGAGGAAGAAGcggtgagcgcgccgccgtcggtgCCGCGCAAGAAGAAGCCGCTGCTTATCATCCCGCCGCCATTGCCAAAGAAACCTAAGGTCTTCTGA